The genomic stretch ATGACCAGGATGACAGTCCAAGCTCTATTGTCCTGGActtttctgtttccctccctcgcccccccaccaccccccacctgtGTTGTCTGTGGATGAACAGATATGAGGGTCACCAAATAGGACGGGAGGTTGCTGGGGCATCCTAAGGCTTGGCCTAATCCCCAGGTTTGAATGTAGGTGTGGAGATATGTTCTGTCTGTCTGGACAGTGGCCCTCTATCTTTGAGGGATCCTGACAATGTCTACCCACCTTGTAGGTTTGTGAAGAAACTAACACTCACAATTTACACCCATGTGCTGGCCAGAGGTGGTCATGAGATCAAGGTCGATTGGTTTAGGGATGGGTACGTGACCCGCATTAGGCCACTCAGAACTCACGATCTTTTTCAAGGCTGCCTTTTGAATCTTTAGCCGGAAAGGGTGTGTGTTTGAACCTGCCTGTGGAACAGCTTATTGTCTACAGAAAAGCTTAGAAGGgaacaatgaggaaaaaaagaaaaaaacaagcaaaggccCAAAAGAAAACAGACGGGTACTTGGCGGACTTCGCAGCCTCAgtgctgcctccacctctgactACCTGCCATTTGGTTTTGGAAGCCATGATGGCAGCCGAAGAACCTTGCCTAACACAGCACAATTGCTGCCAGGTGTGGGGCTCTCCTGCCCACTTGGAAGTGGTTGGCTTCCTGTGTGTTTGCTCCAGTCCCCTGGCTTCTGCCCTCTGGTAGCTCACAGCAGGAGTGGGCAGGGACACCTGTGAGAGACGCCCTCATTCTTAAGCAGAGGCCTAGCACCTGCTCTGGATGCCCACAGATTCTTGCtctgttatgtttttgtttatttctataaggggggaggggatgtgtgtgtgtgtgtgtgtgtgtgtgtgtgtgtgtgtgtgtgtgtgtgtctgtgtgtgtgtctgtgtgtgtatttgtggttaAGAGAGTCACACCTATGTTCATGTGTTGGGTGCTGACCTCTTTCAGTATTTTGCTGTGAGCTCACTCTGAGAAGGCTCTCCTCATGTGTCCCTTCTTTCTAGAGTTTCATAGAGGGTGTCCTGCGCAGGGACACAGAACAACGCTGTGCCTGGTCTAAAGCTTGGCTGTCACCATCTTGAAATTTATAGTCACTTAGAACAAGAGACTCTATGCTTTTACGGTGCACAAAACCCCATGAATTGTATACCTGATGCTGGTTCCATGCCGCCCCCTGTGGTGGGATTTGTAATACCAATGACTCTCTCCAACTCCCTAAATCCTGTACCTTCCTTGGTCTTTAATGGCCCTCTCCCATCTAAGATCTCCCCACCATCACCTGACCACCACCAGAGAACTTTTCTCCCCGAGGCCACCAGCCCCTGTGGCCTCATCCaaactcgccccccccccccagccaacAGCTGGGCCACAGCACTCCATCTGACTTGACAGCTAACCAAAGCCGGGGTTCACTTAGAACAATGCTGACATAAGCAGCTTTTCTTGCTTCTACTGCTCAAGCCTCCTTCCAGATGGAGTGCCCGGGGAAAGCGCAGCAGGGCGGCCCTATGCTGGGAGGTACTGAGAACTCCCTCTGCTTCTGGGCTTAACAGGGGGAGTTAATTCTGGAGATGCTTCTATGGGTCTGGACCCAGGACTGGGGCAGCCTGAGGTCTTGGGAATGATCTGCACATAAGCCTGTGAAGGCATGTGCTGGGAAGGGGTCCAGCTACCTGTGGGGAAAAGGTGGACTCTAGCCCCTCATAGATGTCCCCCAAGGGAGGGAGAACACGGGACGGCAACTGTTCGAACTGGACAGTAGCCATGACTTCTCACTCATCCtgtttaaaacagcaacaacaacaaaccacacagTGGCGAGATGCTCACAAAAGAAATGGACACACGGTTTGACAATAGAGTCCAGGTGTGGGGAAATGTGGTTTATTTTTGGAGCATGGTAACAGCTATGCAACTAGGAATGGTCTGTTTATACAGCTCATCCATGGTTTTGTGTCACAAAGACATGCTAAGACTTTGGAATTTTTCCAAAGGTGATTGAGACATTTGAGATGTGCTGTCTTCTGTCCCCAcccactcccttttttttttttttctccccttgtaCCTTTCTTAATCACAGTGAACCAAATAAAATAGCTTTACAGCTTACTAAAACTCAAACCTGTCCTCAGAGGAAGCAGTTTAAACTTTTCCAACTGTAAATTTGCAATGCATTGACTCTCAGCAGGGAATGGCCCCCTGAGAATCAACAGTCTTGCCCTCCAACAGTCGTGAGTCTGTCTTGtggaaaggaaacacacacctgaggaggaaaagaaaacctgaaGGGTCTAGAAAGAGCAGAGCTTCTTCAGGACTCCTCCAGATAGGAAGCAACGCTGTGAGAGCAGTGTAGGCTTCGAAAGGGGGTGAGAGACAGGTCTACAAGAAGCCAGACTAAGAATGTGGTTTtaaaagaagggggagggggcttaCAGGAAGCCATATGACTGCTCTGGTGCCAAGGAGTCAAGTTTACCATGAATGCCACAATGGCATTCTCCCCGAGGCACACCTTTGCTGGGCCTTGTGATAACGTGGTGTTTTTCCAGTGTACACACAACACTGCAGGCACAGGGAGGATTTAGCAAACAGATTCCACTGGCAGGTCTTTCATGACTTCCCTGACCAGAAAACTACCAAAGTCTCTCATGAACAAATGAGGTTCAACCTTGGCAGGCCACCAAGAACCTGTGGGTGCTGCCTAGAGAGGCTAGAGTCCCTAAGAATGCTGGGTCCATATGCTGGCCACTGTCTTGTTTCTTGTCCCTTGCAAATGAATGTGCTCTTCTCCCCCAAAACCCAAAGCCAAGCTTGTCTACAATTTACAGCTAGGTAGAGGTACAAGAGACTTCCACCAGAATCCAACTCCATGCTGACACACGAGTTGTTtttagttgctgttgttgttggttggttggttttggtttggttttttgaggagTGGTGGGTAGACTGGAATCTTATCTCTGTAATGTGTGCTATTTAGTAGAGTTTGTAAGCTCACCACAAAGaaaagctgatttaaaaaaaaaaatccaggctgaGTCTTGAGCAAGGgtgtatgtggagtgtgtgtgtgtgtgtgtgtgtgtgtgtgtgtgtgtgtgtgtgttgtgatgttTGGGTAATATGGTATATATGTACAAAAGAAGTGAAGACCTGGTGAGAAGGATCTTAGGATCAAGGGCCCCTGGGACACCCACAACACCACACGGCCCCACAGTAAAATTTACACAGCAAGGCTGGGCTCTCCTATGAGCGAGGTTAGCAACGGTGACATGAAAACTCCAGACATTAATACCCTTTTTCCCATGTCAcctaaacacatattttaaacattatttgatGCCACAAAAGTCAAAATTATTTACTAGCCCTTTTCAAACTTTCAACTACGACCCCACGTTACGTTCTCATGGCTTTGTAGagtcctacacacacaaacaaagcaaaagttttTTATTGAACTCAGCTTGAACGTCTGGTGTTCTCTTTGATTTGCTAGGATGAGCAGCTGAAACGTTTGTGGATGCGACTTAGAACCAGATACCAATGTGTTCCGATCAGAAACCACCTTGTCCACGCAGCAATCCCTGGTTTCAGGGAGCATCACCAAGATCCCTAGTCCTTTGGGATCTCTGTAGGAGGGTGAGCCAAGCCGGGTCAGAGAACACAGGATCCGAGGCCATCGCACGGTTTTCTTGGTCAGATTGGAAGCCGCTGCGGAGCGCGGTGCGTGCTCCCCCACCATTGGCTGCAGGCTGTGAGGACGCGGAAAGTCCTTTAAAGGTGTCGGCACCCCAAGCAGAATCGGTCCAGGCTGAGTGACTCAGATAACGGTAGGAGTCTGGCAGGAGGGCCCACGGGTCTTCCAGCGGTCTGCGCCTGGGAGGCAGGTCATTGTGCATGTCCCTGGAACGGTGTCCGTCGGGCGGCGGGACCTCCTGGCAGACTGGGGACTCGAGATCTCTAGGGCAGAGAGGGTTGTTCAGAGTCTGGAGGCATTGCAGACCCGGAGACTGTGGAGATGGCGAGCCCCAGGACCTGGGGCCACCGGTGGGCATCCAGTCCGGCCCAGGCGGCCGGGAAGCAACGCCGCTGGCCGCGGATTCGCTGAAGGTCAGCCGAGAGAAGCTCCTGTTCAGGGCGGCCAGGGTCGCGGGCTGAGGCGCTGACGGGAGGCTGTGGGCGCCGGGCTCCCGGGAAAGTGGCCGGGCTGCTGCGGGGCCGCTCGGGACACTCGGTGGTCGCTGCTGTTCCTGGGCGCCACCGCCCGGCCAGGCCCGCGTCTTGGCACGGAGTTCGTCGGCCACTGGCAGCTGCGGGTGGTGAGGTCTCTCGGGGTGATAGAATCTGCACTTGACCCCGTAGGTGCATTTCTTCCCTAGAAGAAGCAgggcggagggggcgggggatGAGACTTGGAGTGTGCATAGGCTGCAGATACCTAGCCCCTTGCCCTTTCACCAGTCCTCTGACTCACCTGTCTTCCACCCCGGGAAAGACCTCAGATCTGGAAGGTGATCTAGGAGGTAAGTGTTCTGGGGTGGATGGGAGATAGTGCTCAGAGCTCCATAACCCCCAAGGTCAGCAGTGAAAATATTCATTCACCAGGAACTTTATTAGATCAGAGTCTCAGGCCAAACTGAGTCTGATCACCCCACACCCTCCTCTCCGTGGACCCTGTGGATAAGGCTGTGAGGATGGAGCCCACAGCAGGGGTGCTAGTCCTGCCAGATCATGCCCATGCCCCTGCACTAACCACTGCCTTCTCCTTATACCTGTTCTAACAGGGGCGAATAAACAACCAGACAACTGGCCATCTAACCCAAGTACTTAAAAGTGTGAACCCCGACAATCTGGGTCGGCCTGAAAGTATAATTATATTCATTCTAACCCAGAAACGATTTTGAATGTCactcatgtcttttctttctttctttctttcttttttgtttttgttttttgagacagggtctctctgtgtagccttggctgtcctggactcgctttgtagaccaggctggcctcgaactcacagcgatccacctgcctctgcctccccagtgctgggattaaaggcgagcgccaccacgccagaCCCGTCACTCATGTCTTAGTGAATTCCTATAAGCACAAAGCCAAGAGCATTAAATAACTTGACAAGGCAGGTAGGGAAAGATCCAGATAGACAGTTATCTTGGATGAAACATAACTGTGCATGGCTAGCATGGGCCAAGTTTTAAGGTGGGAGCAGAGCAGGCAAACACTGGAGCCACATAAGAACACAATGAGCTACTGATGCAGTGAAGGAGCTGATaacaggagctggaggaggcgtggcctgtCTGCCCCTGAGTGTGGCTCTACATCCAGCCCTCATGGGTGTCAGCTCATCCTTAGAGTAACCTCGTGAGCAAACTGCAGTCCAGGAAGGCTAGGCTTCTCCCCAGGGACAGGGAGCTGGTTGAGGGCAGAGCTTGCTTGGGCTGGAACCCAGGTTTGCTGTCCGCCATGTTAGACCTTTCCGCTGTGCTGCCCAGTCCAGGTTCAAGACAGGACCCACAAACCTGAGTGCTACCCACCATAGGGACAGTGCTGCCAGGATGGCTCCGGGGGCCTTGGCTTCTTGCTTAGGAAATTGCTCAGTGTTGGTCCGCGGCGCCCCAGCGGGTCATCGGGAGGCATGAACCTGAAAAATAACAAGagagggaaacataacaacagacactgaagaaatacaaagaatcctaagatcctactttaaaggcatatatgccacaaaatttgaaaatctaaggaaatggacaattttcttgattgattccacttgccaaaactgaatcaagatcagataaacaaattaaatagtcctatttctcctatagaaatagaagcaaccattgatagtctcccaaccaaaaaaagcccagggccagatggtttcagggcagaattctaccagaccttcaaagaagacttaataccgatactcttcaagctactccaaaagatagaaatggatggaacactaccaaaattcattctatgaggccacagtgatgttgatacctaaaccccacaaagacccaaccgagagagagagagagagagagagagagagagagagagagagagagaatttaagaGTAAATGGCACTTGACACTGGTACTTATATGGCAGCTCGGGAAAAGATGCTTGGACCACCCAGAAAGTACCAGATGGCATAAAACATGTAGCCAAGaatgtacatgtaccacagtgcaATCCGCCCTTCATATCAGCTGCTCCCAGTGTGGCACTGGCCAGTGGGTTCAAAATCACCTCACAGCTTGTCACACAAGTGCAGAATGGAGCTTTGCACTGCCCCTGTTGGGCAGAATTGGATGTTTTCGCTGGAAATCACATGTAAACAACTTCCtgggtgattttcttttttttttaatgcaggaaaaggaaaacataattgCTGGGGGATCTCATCACCTTTCCATCACCCTCACAAAGGCTTAAGAAAGCCCATGGAGTCAACAGACAGCTCCTAGGAGGCCTGGGATCTGAGTAAGCCCCTTGGAGGCTTAGGTCTTCTGATAGcaactgtcaacttgatgaaAATAACCTGGGAGACAAGGCCGCGGACATGCCTGTGAGAGAGCATCTTCATCAGGTTAATGAGGGGGTAAGACATTGAGGGTGGCACAATTCCCCAAACTGCAGAAGCCATGTAGCcagctgcctcaggttcctgccgcTGTGACTTCCTCTCGCTATGATGGTCTGTAATCCAGAACCATGAATCAAAATACGGCCTTTAAGTTGTTTTATCAGGgcattttatcaaagcaatagaccAAGAAACCAAGACAGACCCTTTCCACCCGCTAGCCTTATACCATGCCTCTCATCTCTGGCATAAACAGATGAAGGGTCGATATTGACAGGTTAGTAGCCCCACCCTTTGCAAACTCTGGGTGTGGAGGAACTTCTGGGCCTGGTGTCAGCTTCTGGGGTTGCCCTGACTCTGCACACGTGGTCCTCTGCTATCAGCCTGCCTCTTGCCAGCTCCTCCTCCCTGGCACAGAGTAAAGAAGGCAGTGTATGTTCCAAATGCTCAGggcacaaaacagaaaataaaatgcccCCAAAGCTGGGTATTAGTCACTCACATCTGCAATCTCAGTATTGggaaagatgaggcaggaggattgcacgTTTGAACTAGCCTGAGTAACTTGAGTGAGACCCTTactcaaaataaaattgtcaaaaacGGTTACTAATGTGCCTTTTAATACAGTGCTTGACAAATATGCACAAAGCTTTGGGTTCAgtaacccccaaaacaaaatccctctgaaaaataaataaataaaaacaacggAAAATCCTTTTGCTCCCAGGATCCCCTTCCATTCATAACAAAAGTTCTAGAGAGACAAACTCTAAATACGGAGAAAGGCTGTCTTTGTCTTTACTGTCTCCCAGCAATCTAGTGAGTCCCACCCTGTAGAGAGCTGAGTGACCTCTGACCTTGTGAGGACTGCTGGGctcagctccagccacacagCTGGCTTCTCCATGGAGCTGGGACCTGACCAAGAATTTGAGGAGCTGCCCGCAGGAGTTATTAAAAGTTCTCAAAGGCATCGCCCCTCTGTCTCTTAGGATCAAGAGCTGTGCCAAGAGGGCTTTATGGAGGCACCCAGGGCACTGAGGCAGGCACCCTCACTCACTTGCAATCAGCTCTGACCGGCCCCCTTCTTCCTGTCCCCCCtgaatcccccacccccaccttagCAGAAGGCCATGTATTAGAAGGACTTGGCAAGGGTCCCTGGCTGTCACCAGGCCAGAGGCAGCCATGACCCATCAGCCCTCAGTGAGGGTTTTTAGAATCTAGTTTCCAGACTGGCCAGATTCGTCTAGACCAGAGCTGGACAGAGAAAGTCACAAGCTCGTGAATCTGGAAGTTACAGTGGGGGTTACCTCAGGGCAGCGGCTGAAGCAACTGTGCTGGGGCTCAGGAGGGCATCTCTTCCGGGGGTGCAGGAACAGGTGGCAATAGGGAGGGGGCATGTCCAGACCTGTGTCCAGGAATAACTGCTACCCTTTATCAATACAGTTCTCTCTAGAGCGCTTGAGCAGGGAAGGGCCCCTGAGGAAACCACTGTATAAGGTTGAAAGCCTCAGCTAGCTCTGTCTACTCCCTGACTTTGGGGTCAAGCACTGCTCTCTTACAGGAGCA from Acomys russatus chromosome 21, mAcoRus1.1, whole genome shotgun sequence encodes the following:
- the Zc3h12d gene encoding probable ribonuclease ZC3H12D; the protein is MERRSKMEFFQKLGYSQEDVVRVLSKLGDSALVNDVLQELIQTGSRPRAQEDPANSTGIVLMSRGCCGFQDSAQQGLRQGLEEVGRDTASSLRPIVIDGSNVAMSHGNKAAFSCRGIRLAVDWFRDRGHTYIKVFVPSWRKEPSRSDTPIREQHVLEELERQDVLVYTPCRKVNGKRVVCYDDRYIVKVAYEKDGIIVSNDNYRDLQSENPEWKWFIEQRLLMFSFVNDRFMPPDDPLGRRGPTLSNFLSKKPRPPEPSWQHCPYGKKCTYGVKCRFYHPERPHHPQLPVADELRAKTRAWPGGGAQEQQRPPSVPSGPAAARPLSREPGAHSLPSAPQPATLAALNRSFSRLTFSESAASGVASRPPGPDWMPTGGPRSWGSPSPQSPGLQCLQTLNNPLCPRDLESPVCQEVPPPDGHRSRDMHNDLPPRRRPLEDPWALLPDSYRYLSHSAWTDSAWGADTFKGLSASSQPAANGGGARTALRSGFQSDQENRAMASDPVFSDPAWLTLLQRSQRTRDLGDAP